A single region of the Manihot esculenta cultivar AM560-2 chromosome 12, M.esculenta_v8, whole genome shotgun sequence genome encodes:
- the LOC110627776 gene encoding uncharacterized protein LOC110627776 isoform X3 has translation MPEYVCVFNKDTIIIKPPKKSPILLRMIVLGFAMVCGVYICSVCLKQISTHTKIKIEDIQVIERPSFDIEPRRMQVPVVHFPHPETFNRYFAIISMQRSGSGWFETLLNSHVNVSSNGEVFSVLDRRRNASSIIKTLDKLYNLDWFTSASKNECSAAVGFKWMLNQGLMEHHKVVVDYFNTRGVSAIFLFRRNLLRRMVSVLSNSYDRHAKLLNGTHKSHVHSTEEAETLAKYKPTINSTLLIADLKEMELMATRALEYFNSTRHIILYYEDLVKNCTKLKDVQEFLGLPLMELTSRQVKIHKGPLMDHIENWKDVNETLTGTEYENFLLS, from the exons ATGCCTGAATATGTATGTGTGTTCAACAAG GATACAATCATCATAAAGCCTCCTAAGAAATCTCCAATTTTGTTAAGGATGATAGTTTTAGGATTTGCAATGGTCTGTGGTGTTTATATCTGCTCAGTCTGTTTAAAGCAGATAAGCACccatactaaaattaaaattgaagatATTCAAGTCATTGAGAGGCCCTCCTTTGACATTGAACCGAGACGAATGCAAGTTCCAGTTGTGCATTTCCCTCATCCTGAAACTTTTAACAG ATACTTTGCAATAATATCGATGCAAAGATCAGGGAGTGGATGGTTCGAGACGTTGTTAAATAGTCATGTCAATGTAAGCTCAAACGGAGAGGTATTTTCGGTGTTGGATAGGAGGAGAAATGCTTCATCTATTATAAAGACTTTAGACAAACTTTACAATTTGGATTGGTTCACTAGTGCTTCTAAAAATGAATGTTCAGCAGCAGTTGGCTTCAAGTGGATGCTTAATCAG GGATTGATGGAGCACCATAAAGTTGTAGTAGACTACTTCAATACTAGGGGTGTATCTGCAATATTTTTGTTCCGAAGAAACCTGCTGCGTCGGATGGTTTCAGTTCTTTCTAACTCCTATGATCGGCATGCAAAGTTATTGAATGGAACCCACAAGTCTCATGTTCATTCCACGGAAGAG GCTGAAACCCTGGCAAAATACAAGCCTACAATTAATTCCACATTGTTAATAGCTGATTTAAAGGAGATGGAGTTAATGGCAACCAGGGCTTTAGAATACTTCAATAGCACCCGTCACATCATTCTGTACTATGAGGATCTCGTTAAAAACTGCACA AAACTTAAGGATGTTCAAGAATTTCTGGGGCTTCCACTTATGGAATTAACTAGCCGTCAGGTCAAAATACATAAAGGTCCATTGATGGATCATATTGAGAACTGGAAAGATGTCAACGAGACACTAACTGGAACAGAGTATGAGAATTTCCTCTTGAGTTGA
- the LOC110627776 gene encoding uncharacterized protein LOC110627776 isoform X4 gives MPEYVCVFNKDTIIIKPPKKSPILLRMIVLGFAMVCGVYICSVCLKQISTHTKIKIEDIQVIERPSFDIEPRRMQVPVVHFPHPETFNRAECMHNPVRYFAIISMQRSGSGWFETLLNSHVNVSSNGEVFSVLDRRRNASSIIKTLDKLYNLDWFTSASKNECSAAVGFKWMLNQGLMEHHKVVVDYFNTRGVSAIFLFRRNLLRRMVSVLSNSYDRHAKLLNGTHKSHVHSTEEAETLAKYKPTINSTLLIADLKEMELMATRALEYFNSTRHIILYYEDLVKNCTSNSLIMT, from the exons ATGCCTGAATATGTATGTGTGTTCAACAAG GATACAATCATCATAAAGCCTCCTAAGAAATCTCCAATTTTGTTAAGGATGATAGTTTTAGGATTTGCAATGGTCTGTGGTGTTTATATCTGCTCAGTCTGTTTAAAGCAGATAAGCACccatactaaaattaaaattgaagatATTCAAGTCATTGAGAGGCCCTCCTTTGACATTGAACCGAGACGAATGCAAGTTCCAGTTGTGCATTTCCCTCATCCTGAAACTTTTAACAG GGCTGAATGTATGCATAATCCTGTCAGATACTTTGCAATAATATCGATGCAAAGATCAGGGAGTGGATGGTTCGAGACGTTGTTAAATAGTCATGTCAATGTAAGCTCAAACGGAGAGGTATTTTCGGTGTTGGATAGGAGGAGAAATGCTTCATCTATTATAAAGACTTTAGACAAACTTTACAATTTGGATTGGTTCACTAGTGCTTCTAAAAATGAATGTTCAGCAGCAGTTGGCTTCAAGTGGATGCTTAATCAG GGATTGATGGAGCACCATAAAGTTGTAGTAGACTACTTCAATACTAGGGGTGTATCTGCAATATTTTTGTTCCGAAGAAACCTGCTGCGTCGGATGGTTTCAGTTCTTTCTAACTCCTATGATCGGCATGCAAAGTTATTGAATGGAACCCACAAGTCTCATGTTCATTCCACGGAAGAG GCTGAAACCCTGGCAAAATACAAGCCTACAATTAATTCCACATTGTTAATAGCTGATTTAAAGGAGATGGAGTTAATGGCAACCAGGGCTTTAGAATACTTCAATAGCACCCGTCACATCATTCTGTACTATGAGGATCTCGTTAAAAACTGCACA AGTAATTCCTTAATCATGACATAA
- the LOC110627776 gene encoding uncharacterized protein LOC110627776 isoform X2 → MPEYDTIIIKPPKKSPILLRMIVLGFAMVCGVYICSVCLKQISTHTKIKIEDIQVIERPSFDIEPRRMQVPVVHFPHPETFNRAECMHNPVRYFAIISMQRSGSGWFETLLNSHVNVSSNGEVFSVLDRRRNASSIIKTLDKLYNLDWFTSASKNECSAAVGFKWMLNQGLMEHHKVVVDYFNTRGVSAIFLFRRNLLRRMVSVLSNSYDRHAKLLNGTHKSHVHSTEEAETLAKYKPTINSTLLIADLKEMELMATRALEYFNSTRHIILYYEDLVKNCTKLKDVQEFLGLPLMELTSRQVKIHKGPLMDHIENWKDVNETLTGTEYENFLLS, encoded by the exons ATGCCTGAATAT GATACAATCATCATAAAGCCTCCTAAGAAATCTCCAATTTTGTTAAGGATGATAGTTTTAGGATTTGCAATGGTCTGTGGTGTTTATATCTGCTCAGTCTGTTTAAAGCAGATAAGCACccatactaaaattaaaattgaagatATTCAAGTCATTGAGAGGCCCTCCTTTGACATTGAACCGAGACGAATGCAAGTTCCAGTTGTGCATTTCCCTCATCCTGAAACTTTTAACAG GGCTGAATGTATGCATAATCCTGTCAGATACTTTGCAATAATATCGATGCAAAGATCAGGGAGTGGATGGTTCGAGACGTTGTTAAATAGTCATGTCAATGTAAGCTCAAACGGAGAGGTATTTTCGGTGTTGGATAGGAGGAGAAATGCTTCATCTATTATAAAGACTTTAGACAAACTTTACAATTTGGATTGGTTCACTAGTGCTTCTAAAAATGAATGTTCAGCAGCAGTTGGCTTCAAGTGGATGCTTAATCAG GGATTGATGGAGCACCATAAAGTTGTAGTAGACTACTTCAATACTAGGGGTGTATCTGCAATATTTTTGTTCCGAAGAAACCTGCTGCGTCGGATGGTTTCAGTTCTTTCTAACTCCTATGATCGGCATGCAAAGTTATTGAATGGAACCCACAAGTCTCATGTTCATTCCACGGAAGAG GCTGAAACCCTGGCAAAATACAAGCCTACAATTAATTCCACATTGTTAATAGCTGATTTAAAGGAGATGGAGTTAATGGCAACCAGGGCTTTAGAATACTTCAATAGCACCCGTCACATCATTCTGTACTATGAGGATCTCGTTAAAAACTGCACA AAACTTAAGGATGTTCAAGAATTTCTGGGGCTTCCACTTATGGAATTAACTAGCCGTCAGGTCAAAATACATAAAGGTCCATTGATGGATCATATTGAGAACTGGAAAGATGTCAACGAGACACTAACTGGAACAGAGTATGAGAATTTCCTCTTGAGTTGA
- the LOC110627776 gene encoding uncharacterized protein LOC110627776 isoform X1, whose protein sequence is MPEYVCVFNKDTIIIKPPKKSPILLRMIVLGFAMVCGVYICSVCLKQISTHTKIKIEDIQVIERPSFDIEPRRMQVPVVHFPHPETFNRAECMHNPVRYFAIISMQRSGSGWFETLLNSHVNVSSNGEVFSVLDRRRNASSIIKTLDKLYNLDWFTSASKNECSAAVGFKWMLNQGLMEHHKVVVDYFNTRGVSAIFLFRRNLLRRMVSVLSNSYDRHAKLLNGTHKSHVHSTEEAETLAKYKPTINSTLLIADLKEMELMATRALEYFNSTRHIILYYEDLVKNCTKLKDVQEFLGLPLMELTSRQVKIHKGPLMDHIENWKDVNETLTGTEYENFLLS, encoded by the exons ATGCCTGAATATGTATGTGTGTTCAACAAG GATACAATCATCATAAAGCCTCCTAAGAAATCTCCAATTTTGTTAAGGATGATAGTTTTAGGATTTGCAATGGTCTGTGGTGTTTATATCTGCTCAGTCTGTTTAAAGCAGATAAGCACccatactaaaattaaaattgaagatATTCAAGTCATTGAGAGGCCCTCCTTTGACATTGAACCGAGACGAATGCAAGTTCCAGTTGTGCATTTCCCTCATCCTGAAACTTTTAACAG GGCTGAATGTATGCATAATCCTGTCAGATACTTTGCAATAATATCGATGCAAAGATCAGGGAGTGGATGGTTCGAGACGTTGTTAAATAGTCATGTCAATGTAAGCTCAAACGGAGAGGTATTTTCGGTGTTGGATAGGAGGAGAAATGCTTCATCTATTATAAAGACTTTAGACAAACTTTACAATTTGGATTGGTTCACTAGTGCTTCTAAAAATGAATGTTCAGCAGCAGTTGGCTTCAAGTGGATGCTTAATCAG GGATTGATGGAGCACCATAAAGTTGTAGTAGACTACTTCAATACTAGGGGTGTATCTGCAATATTTTTGTTCCGAAGAAACCTGCTGCGTCGGATGGTTTCAGTTCTTTCTAACTCCTATGATCGGCATGCAAAGTTATTGAATGGAACCCACAAGTCTCATGTTCATTCCACGGAAGAG GCTGAAACCCTGGCAAAATACAAGCCTACAATTAATTCCACATTGTTAATAGCTGATTTAAAGGAGATGGAGTTAATGGCAACCAGGGCTTTAGAATACTTCAATAGCACCCGTCACATCATTCTGTACTATGAGGATCTCGTTAAAAACTGCACA AAACTTAAGGATGTTCAAGAATTTCTGGGGCTTCCACTTATGGAATTAACTAGCCGTCAGGTCAAAATACATAAAGGTCCATTGATGGATCATATTGAGAACTGGAAAGATGTCAACGAGACACTAACTGGAACAGAGTATGAGAATTTCCTCTTGAGTTGA